One segment of Leptotrichia sp. OH3620_COT-345 DNA contains the following:
- a CDS encoding thioredoxin domain-containing protein has translation MRKLIKFEKEDCNPCAMVSDLLDKSGVEYEKVNPFNNPELAMKYKVRTVPTTILIKNDEEIKRTIGFNPEELKEIITMI, from the coding sequence ATGAGAAAATTAATAAAATTTGAAAAAGAGGACTGTAATCCTTGTGCTATGGTATCAGATTTACTGGATAAAAGCGGAGTAGAATACGAAAAAGTAAATCCTTTTAACAACCCTGAATTAGCAATGAAATATAAAGTCAGAACAGTACCTACAACGATACTTATTAAAAATGATGAAGAAATTAAAAGGACAATTGGATTTAACCCTGAAGAATTAAAAGAAATAATAACAATGATATAA
- a CDS encoding dihydropteroate synthase, with the protein MAKRSYELLTKKYGIDKKDIIFDTLVFPVATGDQKYIGSAIATIEAIREIRKEMLNVKTVLGVSNVSFGLPVAGREVLNSYYMQKAYEAGLDFAIINTEKHIPLTEISDEEKNLSNALLFNTNDNTVADFVVFYIEKKGFRKKNDTGNMTPEEKVANLVVEGSKKELTKLLDILLKQYSAEYYKRTFNDRNGRGGKTFQ; encoded by the coding sequence GTGGCAAAAAGAAGTTACGAACTGCTTACAAAAAAATATGGTATTGATAAAAAAGATATAATTTTCGATACACTTGTATTTCCTGTAGCTACAGGTGATCAAAAATATATAGGTTCTGCAATAGCTACAATTGAAGCAATAAGAGAAATAAGAAAAGAAATGCTCAATGTAAAAACCGTACTCGGAGTAAGTAACGTCTCATTCGGACTTCCCGTTGCAGGACGTGAAGTTTTAAACAGTTATTATATGCAGAAAGCTTATGAAGCAGGATTGGATTTTGCTATAATAAATACTGAAAAACACATCCCTCTTACAGAAATATCCGATGAGGAGAAAAATCTTTCAAACGCACTGCTTTTTAACACTAATGATAATACTGTAGCTGATTTTGTTGTATTTTACATAGAAAAGAAAGGATTCCGGAAAAAAAACGATACAGGAAATATGACTCCTGAAGAAAAAGTTGCAAATCTTGTAGTTGAAGGAAGTAAAAAAGAACTGACGAAGTTACTTGACATATTACTAAAACAGTATTCCGCCGAATATTATAAACGGACCTTTAATGACAGGAACGGACGAGGTGGGAAGACTTTTCAATAA
- the nrdI gene encoding class Ib ribonucleoside-diphosphate reductase assembly flavoprotein NrdI encodes MFIYYDSKTGNVQRFIDKLKKERPKWSFIKINETMEVENSGHLITFTTKFGEIPETTVEFLKKENNRNFIKSVSSSGNMNWGTLFGVAADKISREYNISILMKFELSGTQPQVEYFINYVENDN; translated from the coding sequence ATGTTTATATATTATGATTCAAAAACGGGAAATGTCCAGAGATTTATAGATAAACTTAAAAAAGAAAGACCGAAGTGGAGTTTCATAAAAATAAATGAAACTATGGAAGTAGAAAATTCAGGGCATCTGATTACATTCACTACTAAATTTGGAGAAATTCCTGAAACAACAGTAGAATTCTTAAAAAAAGAAAATAACAGAAACTTTATTAAATCAGTAAGTTCAAGCGGTAATATGAATTGGGGAACTTTATTCGGAGTTGCTGCAGATAAAATATCAAGAGAATATAATATATCAATATTAATGAAATTTGAACTGTCAGGAACTCAGCCACAAGTTGAATATTTTATAAATTATGTAGAAAATGATAACTAA
- a CDS encoding homocysteine S-methyltransferase family protein: protein MLTKPEIIKNIHKMYLQAGSDIIETNTFGALDIVLRDYELEDKVFEINPQPSLYIKLLRNTNRKILMKKEIYM, encoded by the coding sequence ATACTGACTAAGCCTGAAATAATAAAAAATATCCATAAAATGTATCTGCAAGCCGGAAGTGATATTATTGAAACAAATACATTCGGTGCCTTGGATATAGTTTTAAGAGATTATGAGTTGGAAGACAAAGTTTTTGAAATAAATCCACAGCCGAGCTTGTACATAAAGCTATTGAGAAATACAAATCGGAAAATCCTGATGAAAAAAGAAATCTATATGTAA
- a CDS encoding cobalamin-dependent protein (Presence of a B(12) (cobalamin)-binding domain implies dependence on cobalamin itself, in one of its several forms, or in some unusual lineages, dependence on a cobalamin-like analog.) encodes MGRLFNNNGLIVAEFIQSVEVMKASVSYLEQFMKKSESSTKGKVIMATVKGDVHDIGKNLLGIIIGNNGYDVVDLGINTPAEKIREAVTNEKADFLGLLGLLVKSEAEMVNTVAALREAGIKIPIFVGGTALTEKFTVNKIEPSYKNNIVIYSKDAMTALANLNKMIVPEKFEEFKQYLQSRRDMLLIKDKAILEKLNVKQKVL; translated from the coding sequence GTGGGAAGACTTTTCAATAATAATGGCTTAATTGTAGCTGAATTCATTCAAAGTGTCGAAGTTATGAAAGCATCAGTTTCCTATTTGGAACAGTTTATGAAAAAATCTGAATCTTCCACTAAAGGTAAAGTTATAATGGCAACTGTTAAAGGTGACGTACATGATATAGGGAAAAATCTTCTAGGAATTATAATAGGAAATAACGGATATGATGTTGTTGATTTAGGAATCAATACCCCTGCTGAGAAAATAAGAGAAGCTGTTACAAATGAAAAAGCTGATTTTCTAGGTCTTTTGGGACTTCTTGTAAAATCTGAGGCAGAAATGGTCAATACAGTGGCAGCTTTAAGAGAGGCAGGAATTAAAATACCTATATTTGTTGGAGGAACTGCCCTTACTGAAAAATTTACAGTAAATAAAATAGAACCGTCATACAAGAATAACATCGTCATTTATTCAAAAGATGCAATGACTGCCCTTGCAAATTTAAATAAAATGATTGTCCCTGAAAAATTTGAAGAATTCAAGCAATATCTTCAATCTAGAAGAGATATGCTTCTCATTAAAGATAAAGCTATCCTTGAGAAATTAAATGTAAAACAAAAAGTACTATAG
- a CDS encoding homocysteine S-methyltransferase family protein, with product MTFSQLVHTYYTYFSSSCRKCRYHPFETIQDTRNLKAAYLGLQKAMGKYYKVPLMLSFTIESTGTTLAGQTADTFYYAVSHMKPLSIGLNCATGPEFMIQFLKILNDISDIYISVYPNAGLPNEEGMSVSLKKK from the coding sequence GTGACTTTCAGCCAGCTTGTACATACTTATTACACATATTTCAGCTCTTCTTGCAGGAAATGCCGATATCATCCTTTTGAAACAATACAGGATACTAGAAACTTAAAAGCTGCTTATCTGGGTCTTCAAAAAGCAATGGGCAAATATTATAAAGTTCCTCTGATGCTTTCCTTTACTATTGAAAGTACAGGAACTACTCTTGCAGGACAGACAGCGGATACCTTTTACTATGCAGTAAGTCATATGAAACCTCTTTCAATAGGCTTAAACTGTGCAACAGGACCTGAATTTATGATACAGTTCCTGAAAATACTGAATGATATATCAGACATATATATTTCAGTTTATCCCAATGCAGGCCTTCCAAATGAAGAAGGAATGTCAGTTTCTCTTAAAAAAAAATAA